The following coding sequences are from one Gossypium hirsutum isolate 1008001.06 chromosome A12, Gossypium_hirsutum_v2.1, whole genome shotgun sequence window:
- the LOC107933517 gene encoding F-box protein At5g07670 isoform X2, with translation MSALSEKADSPLKKKPPSWSDIWLRNTKPLKHVVFTMPLQSLSPKDPKSQSIIPTFANIDRTLLLSDELLLQILSKLPHLQRNPNSLVCKRWLNLQGRLIRSLKILDWDFLESGRLFTRFPNLTHVDLLNGCLLSPRDSGILLTHRLASMQMGSGFCSNRKFLEEDLLPVEAVDKGLQALANGCPNLRRLVVINASELGLLTVAEECLTVQELELHKCNDNVLRGIAACENLQIVKLVANVDGLYSSSVTDIGLTIVAQGCKRLVRLELSGCEGSFDGIKAIGQCCLMLEELTICDHKMDDGWLAGLSYCENLKTLKLLSCKRIDRSPGRDEYLGFCPALERLHLQKCLLRSNKSVRALFRVCEAVREIVIQDCWGLNNDMFRFASVCSSLVPVNMA, from the exons ATGTCAGCTTTGTCGGAAAAGGCAGATTCGCCATTGAAGAAGAAGCCACCGAGCTGGTCAGACATTTGGCTCAGAAACACCAAGCCGTTGAAGCATGTGGTGTTCACTATGCCCCTTCAGTCTTTATCTCCGAAAGACCCCAAATCCCAATCCATAATCCCAACTTTCGCCAACATTGATCGAACCCTTCTCTTGTCCGACGAGCTCCTCCTACAAATCCTTTCAAAGCTGCCGCATTTGCAACGGAACCCTAACTCCCTCGTCTGCAAGCGGTGGCTCAATCTCCAAGGCCGCCTAATACGGTCCTTAAAGATCCTGGATTGGGATTTTCTTGAATCTGGGCGGTTATTCACGAGGTTTCCCAACTTGACCCACGTGGATTTGCTCAACGGCTGTTTGTTGTCGCCGCGAGATTCTGGGATTCTGTTGACTCATCGGCTGGCTTCTATGCAAATGGGTTCTGGATTTTGTTCAAATCGCAAGTTTCTGGAAGAAGATCTATTGCCTGTCGAAGCTGTTGACAAAGGGCTGCAAGCACTTGCCAATGGCTGTCCAAATCTTCGAAGGCTTGTGGTGATTAACGCCAGTGAGTTGGGGCTGCTAACGGTGGCCGAAGAATGTTTGACTGTGCAAGAATTGGAGTTACATAAGTGCAACGACAACGTTTTACGTGGGATTGCGGCGTGTGAGAATTTGCAAATCGTGAAACTCGTTGCCAACGTTGATGGACTCTATAGTTCGTCGGTTACCGACATTGGTTTAACCATCGTAGCTCAAGGGTGTAAAAGGTTGGTTAGGCTTGAGCTTAGTGGATGCGAAGGGAGTTTTGATGGGATTAAAGCGATTGGGCAATGCTGTTTGATGCTTGAAGAATTGACTATTTGTGATCATAAAATGGATGATGGATGGTTGGCTGGGTTGTCTTACTGTGAGAACTTGAAGACTTTGAAGTTACTGTCTTGTAAGAGGATTGATCGGAGTCCGGGCCGCGATGAGTATTTGGGGTTTTGTCCTGCTCTCGAACGGTTGCATTTGCAGAAATGTCTGTTGCGGAGCAATAAGAGTGTGAGAGCACTGTTTAGAGTATGCGAAGCTGTGAGAGAGATTGTTATTCAGGACTGCTGGGGATTGAATAATGATATGTTCAGGTTTGCAAGTGTTTGCAG TTCCTTAGTGCCTGTTAACATGGCCTGA
- the LOC107933517 gene encoding F-box protein At5g07670 isoform X1, translating into MSALSEKADSPLKKKPPSWSDIWLRNTKPLKHVVFTMPLQSLSPKDPKSQSIIPTFANIDRTLLLSDELLLQILSKLPHLQRNPNSLVCKRWLNLQGRLIRSLKILDWDFLESGRLFTRFPNLTHVDLLNGCLLSPRDSGILLTHRLASMQMGSGFCSNRKFLEEDLLPVEAVDKGLQALANGCPNLRRLVVINASELGLLTVAEECLTVQELELHKCNDNVLRGIAACENLQIVKLVANVDGLYSSSVTDIGLTIVAQGCKRLVRLELSGCEGSFDGIKAIGQCCLMLEELTICDHKMDDGWLAGLSYCENLKTLKLLSCKRIDRSPGRDEYLGFCPALERLHLQKCLLRSNKSVRALFRVCEAVREIVIQDCWGLNNDMFRFASVCRRVKLLSLEGCSLLTTEGLEAVILSWQDLENLIVVSCKNINESDISPALATLFSILKELRWRPDAKSLLASSLVGTGMGKKGGRFFKRT; encoded by the exons ATGTCAGCTTTGTCGGAAAAGGCAGATTCGCCATTGAAGAAGAAGCCACCGAGCTGGTCAGACATTTGGCTCAGAAACACCAAGCCGTTGAAGCATGTGGTGTTCACTATGCCCCTTCAGTCTTTATCTCCGAAAGACCCCAAATCCCAATCCATAATCCCAACTTTCGCCAACATTGATCGAACCCTTCTCTTGTCCGACGAGCTCCTCCTACAAATCCTTTCAAAGCTGCCGCATTTGCAACGGAACCCTAACTCCCTCGTCTGCAAGCGGTGGCTCAATCTCCAAGGCCGCCTAATACGGTCCTTAAAGATCCTGGATTGGGATTTTCTTGAATCTGGGCGGTTATTCACGAGGTTTCCCAACTTGACCCACGTGGATTTGCTCAACGGCTGTTTGTTGTCGCCGCGAGATTCTGGGATTCTGTTGACTCATCGGCTGGCTTCTATGCAAATGGGTTCTGGATTTTGTTCAAATCGCAAGTTTCTGGAAGAAGATCTATTGCCTGTCGAAGCTGTTGACAAAGGGCTGCAAGCACTTGCCAATGGCTGTCCAAATCTTCGAAGGCTTGTGGTGATTAACGCCAGTGAGTTGGGGCTGCTAACGGTGGCCGAAGAATGTTTGACTGTGCAAGAATTGGAGTTACATAAGTGCAACGACAACGTTTTACGTGGGATTGCGGCGTGTGAGAATTTGCAAATCGTGAAACTCGTTGCCAACGTTGATGGACTCTATAGTTCGTCGGTTACCGACATTGGTTTAACCATCGTAGCTCAAGGGTGTAAAAGGTTGGTTAGGCTTGAGCTTAGTGGATGCGAAGGGAGTTTTGATGGGATTAAAGCGATTGGGCAATGCTGTTTGATGCTTGAAGAATTGACTATTTGTGATCATAAAATGGATGATGGATGGTTGGCTGGGTTGTCTTACTGTGAGAACTTGAAGACTTTGAAGTTACTGTCTTGTAAGAGGATTGATCGGAGTCCGGGCCGCGATGAGTATTTGGGGTTTTGTCCTGCTCTCGAACGGTTGCATTTGCAGAAATGTCTGTTGCGGAGCAATAAGAGTGTGAGAGCACTGTTTAGAGTATGCGAAGCTGTGAGAGAGATTGTTATTCAGGACTGCTGGGGATTGAATAATGATATGTTCAGGTTTGCAAGTGTTTGCAG GAGAGTGAAGCTGCTATCTTTAGAAGGATGCTCGTTGTTGACAACTGAAGGTCTGGAAGCGGTGATTCTTTCATGGCAGGACCTTGAAAATCTTATAGTGGTATCATGCAAGAACATAAATGAAAGCGACATATCTCCTGCACTTGCAACTTTGTTCTCCATTCTGAAAGAGTTGAGGTGGAGGCCGGATGCAAAATCACTGCTTGCATCGAGTCTTGTAGGAACCGGCATGGGAAAGAAAGGTGGTAGATTTTTCAAGAGGACATAA